From a region of the Tursiops truncatus isolate mTurTru1 chromosome 13, mTurTru1.mat.Y, whole genome shotgun sequence genome:
- the RTN4R gene encoding reticulon-4 receptor: MKRASAGGSQLLAWVLWLQAWSVAAPCPGACVCYNEPKVTTSCPQQGLQAVPADIPAASQRVFLHGNRITYVPAASFHACRNLTILWLHSNALAHIDAAAFAGLALLEQLDLSDNAQLHAVDPATFRGLSRLHTLHLDRCGLQELGPGLFRGLAALQYLYLQDNGLQALPDDAFRDLGNLTHLFLHGNRISSVPERAFRGLHSLDRLLLHQNRVARVHPHAFRDLGRLMTLYLFANNLSALPAEALAPLRALQYLRLNDNPWVCDCRARPLWAWLQQFRGSSSELPCSLPPRLAGRDLKRLATADLEGCAVAARPSRPFWTGGPADEELLGLPKCCQPDAEDKASVLEAGSPASAGNALKGRVPSGDSPPGNGSGPRHINDSPFGTLPGSAEPPLTAVQPEGSQPPEPPTMGPRRRPGCSRKNRTRSQCRLGQAGGGGAGAGGAGGVEGSGALPGLACSLAPLGLVPLGLALVLWTVLGPC; encoded by the coding sequence GGAGCCAGCTGCTGGCCTGGGTGCTGTGGCTGCAGGCGTGGAGTGTGGCGGCGCCGTGCCCGGGTGCCTGTGTGTGCTACAACGAGCCCAAGGTAACCACAAGCTGCCCGCAGCAGGGTCTTCAGGCCGTGCCTGCCGACATCCCGGCTGCCAGCCAGCGCGTCTTCCTGCACGGCAACCGCATCACATACGTGCCAGCCGCCAGCTTCCATGCCTGCCGCAACCTCACCATCCTGTGGCTGCACTCGAACGCGCTGGCCCACATCGACGCCGCCGCCTTCGCTGGCCTGGCGCTCCTGGAGCAGCTGGACCTCAGCGACAACGCGCAGCTGCATGCCGTGGACCCTGCCACGTTCCGGGGCCTGAGCCGCCTGCACACACTGCACCTGGACCGCTGCGGCCTGCAGGAGCTGGGTCCCGGCCTGTTCCGCGGCCTGGCTGCCCTGCAGTACCTCTACCTACAGGACAACGGGCTACAGGCGCTGCCCGACGACGCCTTCCGCGACCTGGGCAACCTCACGCACCTCTTCCTGCACGGCAACCGCATTTCCAGCGTGCCCGAGCGCGCCTTCCGCGGCCTGCACAGCCTCGACCGCCTTCTGCTGCACCAGAACCGTGTGGCCCGCGTGCACCCGCACGCCTTCCGGGACCTCGGCCGTCTCATGACACTCTACCTGTTTGCCAACAACCTCTCTGCACTGCCCGCGGAGGCCCTGGCACCACTGCGGGCCCTGCAGTACCTGCGGCTCAATGACAACCCCTGGGTGTGCGACTGCCGGGCGCGCCCGCTCTGGGCCTGGCTGCAGCAATTCCGCGGCTCCTCATCCGAGCTGCCCTGCAGCCTGCCCCCGCGCCTGGCTGGCCGCGACCTCAAGCGCTTGGCCACTGCCGACCTGGAGGGCTGCGCTGTGGCCGCCAGACCGTCCCGTCCCTTCTGGACCGGCGGGCCTGCCGATGAGGAGCTGCTGGGGCTGCCCAAGTGCTGCCAGCCGGACGCTGAGGACAAGGCCTCGGTGCTGGAGGCCGGGAGTCCGGCCTCCGCTGGCAACGCACTAAAGGGACGTGTGCCATCTGGTGACAGCCCGCCAGGCAACGGCTCTGGCCCACGACACATCAACGACTCCCCATTCGGGACCCTGCCTGGCTCGGCCGAACCCCCACTGACCGCGGTGCAGCCTGAGGGCTCCCAGCCACCGGAGCCCCCCACCATGGGCCCTCGCCGGCGGCCAGGTTGTTCCCGCAAGAACCGTACACGCAGCCAGTGCCGTCTGGGCCAGGCGGGTGGCGGGGGTGCTGGGGCTGGCGGGGCTGGTGGGGTGGAGGGCTCGGGTGCCCTGCCTGGCCTCGCCTGCAGCCTCGCCCCCCTGGGCCTCGTCCCCCTGGGCCTTGCGCTGGTGCTGTGGACAGTGCTCGGGCCCTGTTGA